The DNA region AGCGACTATGATTTTGCCCATGCGCTCCCTGAGATCCTTCAGGTCGGTAGCCACGGCAAGAATGGCCATTAACTCGGAGCTAACCGCAATGCCGAATTTGGATTGCATCATGTAGCCATCCATCTTGCCACCCAGACCAATATTGATATGGCGCAGTGCCTGGGCACAGAAATCAATTACCCAGCCCATTTCTACATTGGTGGGATCAACATCCAAGCGCTTTAGGTTGCGTTGGGCCAGCTGATCATCATCATAGTTTCTTTCGTGCTGCATCCTGGCCGTAAGTGCTACCATGGCCAAGTTATGGGCGTTCATAATATCATTCATGTCACCTGTAAGTCCCAGTGAAAATTCGGTCATAGGAATAGCCAGAGCATTACCGCCGCCGGCTGCGGTACCTTTAATATTCATAGTAGGACCGCCGGAAGGCTGGCGAATAGCAGCGCCTACACTAACACCCCTTTTTCCAAGGCCTTCCACTAAGCCCATGCTGGTGGTGGTTTTCCCTTCACCCAGAGGGGTGGGGGTAATAGCAGTTACTTCAATAAACTTACCGTCCGGCCTATCTTTCAGACGGTCCATTATTTTCATAAAATCAAGCTTGCATATCCTCCCATGAGGAATAATTTCATCATTTTGAAGCCCCAATTTCTCCTGCCATTCTGACGGCGTGGGCATATTGGCTTCTGCAGCTTCAGCAATTTCAAAGTCTTTCATTTTCGTTGCATCGTAAGCCATTTTTTCCTCTCCCTTCTTTGAAACAGATATAATCACCAAACCCCAAAATTAAAACCCAACTCCACTCAAAAGTGTCTTAATCCTCACCCCTTTTAGCCTTATTAAAACACCTTTAAAACAGGTGTCAAAACTATAATCAGAACATTCCAACAATAAATACCATATTTCGACCTTGCTTTCCATAATAAGGTCGAAATAGAATTATTTTTTTATTAAATTAGCTCTTACCTTTTCCTTCGGCCCGGGTAATAAACTTTTCCAGGGGTACAATAAAACGCTCATGTCTTCCTCTGCCCACCAGTTCTGTCTCGTCTCGGGCTTCCACATTAAACACTAAACGACGTCCATCCACTTCTATCAACTCTGAAGTGGCAACAACGTTCATCCCTTTAGGCGTAGCTGCCAGGTGTTCCACTTCCAGCTTCATACCCACAGTAGAGGTACCCTTGTCCAGGAGCGAATCCACTGATGATAAAGCTGCCTTTTCCATAAGTCCTATCATAGCCGGGGTGGCAAAAACACTCACACTTCCACTACCATAAGCAACGGCGGTATTATCATCCGTTACGAGAGCACTGGCCTCACCTTTTAATCCAACTTTTAACTCGTCACTCATTTTTGAAAACACCTCTGCTGTGCTATATTGTTTAGTTTATAGACATTCGTTACATTATCAGATAATTCCTGCTAATTATAAAACTTTTTTAATTCTTGTCTGCCCAGGCAAGTCTATCTAGAATTATTATTTTATCCAAAAAAATAGCGGCTATTGCCGCTATTCATAAATCCAAGCTTCGGTTTCCAGCCTATACTCCACCAGTTCATCCTGTTTAAAGAATAGATTTATTTCCCTTTCGGCACTGGTCGTAGAATCTGAACCGTGCACAACATTCCGACCTATATCCAAACCAAATTCGCCTCTAATAGTCCCGGGGGATGCTTTTTGCGGATCGGTAGCACCCATCATATCCCGGGCCACGGCAACAGCATTCTTACCCTCTAGCACCATCGCTACCACAGGGCTTGAAATTATATATCCCACCAAAGCTTCGAAAAAAGGTTTGCCTTTATGCTCTCCGTAATGTTCCTCAGCTAACTCCCGTGGGATCTGTAGCATTTTCAATCCAATTACTTTTAGCCCCCGCCTTTCGAAACGAGCTAGAACACTGGGAACCAACCCTCTTTGCACTCCGTCCGGCTTAACCATCACATATGTACGTTCCAATTCAAATCCTCCCCTTTTTCTTATCATTATTTACCAAGCAAATCTTAAATATCCGCTGCCAAAGGCCGCAGCCATCGCTGCGGCCTTAATTACTATACCTTATTTATATCGATTTTGTCTTTTTTATCTAATTTAACCTTATGTTCTTCTTCCCCTGCTTCCTGCATCAATGCACGAAATTCATTGGCTTCGATACTTTCCTTTTCCATTAATGTATTGGCAACCAAATGTAGCGTATCAAGGTGACCCTCGAGTATTTCCTTGGCACGGTTATAGCTGTCATCTATTATCTTGCGAGCTTCTTTATCAATGGCGGTGGCCACTTCTTCCCCGTAATCACGGTCACTGGCAATGTCCCGCCCCAGGAAAACCTGACCTTGTTTTTTGCCCAGGGTCATGGGACCTAACGCCTCGCTCATTCCGAATTCTGTAATCATTTTACGTACCATTTCGGTAGATCTTTCCAAATCATTCTGGGCCCCGGTACTTATCTCTTTTAACACTATGCTTTCGGCAACTCTTCCGCCCATGAGCATTACCACCTGGTCCAATAGCTGTGATTTGGTCATATAGAAACGATCTTCTTCCGGCAGCAGAAGGGTGTACCCACCGGCTCTCCCCCTGGGGATAATAGACACTTTGTGCACGGGGTCAGTATAGGGTAGGAGATATCCCACCACGGCATGGCCACCTTCATGATAGGAAACCAACCGCTTTTCAAAGTCACTTATTACCCTGGACTTCTTTTCCGGCCCGGCTATAACCCTCTCGATAGAGTTTTCTAGTTCCTCTTGAGTAATAGTTTTCTTATCACGCCTGGCTGCCAGAAGCGCCCCTTCGTTAACCAGATTCTCCAGATCAGCCCCGGTAAAGCCCGGTGTTCTCCGAGCTAACACATCCACCTCAACATCTTCATTAAGTGGCTTACCGCGCATATGCACTTGTAAAATAGCTTTACGCCCTGTGATATCAGGGATACCTACTGTAACCTCACGGTCAAAACGTCCCGGCCTTAATAGTGCGGGATCTAAAATATCCGGTCTGTTGGTGGCGGCAATTATTATTATGCCTTCATTGGGAGCGAAGCCGTCCATCTCAACCAGTAGCTGGTTTAATGTCTGTTCCCGCTCATCATGCCCGCCGCCTAAGCCTGCCCCGCGCTGGCGCCCTACGGCATCTATCTCATCGATGAATACAATACACGGGGCACTCTTTTTGGCCTGCTCAAAAAGATCACGCACTCGGGATGCACCGACCCCTACAAACATTTCTACAAA from Bacillota bacterium includes:
- a CDS encoding thioesterase, which encodes MSDELKVGLKGEASALVTDDNTAVAYGSGSVSVFATPAMIGLMEKAALSSVDSLLDKGTSTVGMKLEVEHLAATPKGMNVVATSELIEVDGRRLVFNVEARDETELVGRGRHERFIVPLEKFITRAEGKGKS
- a CDS encoding nucleoside-diphosphate kinase, which codes for MERTYVMVKPDGVQRGLVPSVLARFERRGLKVIGLKMLQIPRELAEEHYGEHKGKPFFEALVGYIISSPVVAMVLEGKNAVAVARDMMGATDPQKASPGTIRGEFGLDIGRNVVHGSDSTTSAEREINLFFKQDELVEYRLETEAWIYE
- a CDS encoding ATP-dependent metallopeptidase FtsH/Yme1/Tma family protein; amino-acid sequence: MNKVIKNLSIYLLIVLVIIALIRFASPQETVVKEWTYNQFLAAAEKGQLSEVTLQPEKDTLLITGTTKGNTEFKSRSTYPNPELESLLMQQGVEYDVTPPPEPGWWTGLLTTLVPILLFVLLFFFLMQQTQGGGNKVMSFGKSKAKLHTDDKKKVNFSDVAGADEVKEELEEVVEFLKSPKKFNELGARIPKGVLLYGPPGTGKTLLGRAVAGEAGVPFFSISGSDFVEMFVGVGASRVRDLFEQAKKSAPCIVFIDEIDAVGRQRGAGLGGGHDEREQTLNQLLVEMDGFAPNEGIIIIAATNRPDILDPALLRPGRFDREVTVGIPDITGRKAILQVHMRGKPLNEDVEVDVLARRTPGFTGADLENLVNEGALLAARRDKKTITQEELENSIERVIAGPEKKSRVISDFEKRLVSYHEGGHAVVGYLLPYTDPVHKVSIIPRGRAGGYTLLLPEEDRFYMTKSQLLDQVVMLMGGRVAESIVLKEISTGAQNDLERSTEMVRKMITEFGMSEALGPMTLGKKQGQVFLGRDIASDRDYGEEVATAIDKEARKIIDDSYNRAKEILEGHLDTLHLVANTLMEKESIEANEFRALMQEAGEEEHKVKLDKKDKIDINKV